Genomic segment of Candidatus Syntrophosphaera sp.:
CCGTAGTGAGTCCGTATTGACACCGTATTGATAAAGGGAGCCATAAAGAAATTGATTGACAGAAATCTTTGCCCGGGAGGAAGATATTCCATTGGATTTCCCGTGGAATCCGCAGATAAAATTGCGCTCCCGCGACAAGGAGAATAAATGACAAAATTCTTGTCATCCCTGCCCGGCCTCTATCTGAATTGGGTGCAGGCCGCCCCGATCGTTTCCGCGATGGTCCAGTTTGCCATTTTGGGCACGCTGGGCGAGGTCATATCCAAATGGATCATCCGCAAAAGTTTCCGCTATCCTTTCAATTTCGGCCAAACTGCTTGGAAGATGGTCGTTTGGGCGCTGCTGGCCGTAGCGATCAAATATGCTTTCAAAGGCTTCACCGGCTACGTGGAATATCTGGAGGCGCACGCCATGCTGCCAACTCTGGGAACGCTGGGCAAAGCCTTTGCCATCTCGGCATTTATGAATCTGCAGTTCGGCCTCTTCCTGGTGCTGGCGCATCGCCTGCTGGATAACGTCGGGGAACGCAAAATGAACTGGAAGGGTTTGGATAAAAGCTTCCTCTCCCTGCTCTGGTTCTGGATCCCCGCCCACACGGTCACTTTCCTGCAGGCGGAACCACTGCGCATCGGACTGGCGGCGCTCTGGTCCCTGGCTTTGGGCCTGATCCTGGGTCTCTTCAACCGGCGTTGACAGTATGTAGATAGATGCGGCAGAATAAGTTGCCCGCTCCGCTGCTGGTCCCGGCGCTGCTTTGGTGCCTGGGGATCTGTCTGGGCAAGGCGACGGATGTCCCTTTTCTGCTCTGGCTTGCGCTCGCGGCCGGAGTGGCAGTTTCGGCCTTTCTGCTCCGTTCCCAAAGAACCGTTTTCCTCCTGCTGCTTTGCCTCGTGCTGGGCGCTTTGCGCTTTGTTGCGGACCAAAAACCTTCCGCGCTGGACCAGGTTTTCCTGCGCCAAAACCATATTCAGCAGGATGCCAACTTCATGGTCACCAAGCTTTTGTCCCGGGAGGCGGGGATCTATGAGATCCGGCTGGAAGAACTGGCCGGGGTGCGGATCCGGGAACCTCTTTCTCTCTTCAGCCAAAGCGAATTGAAGACCGGGCAGCTCTATTCCGCGCTGCTGGAAGTGCTTCCGGGAAAACAGGATCCGGTGCTGGACACCTACACCGCCCGCCACCGCGCCTACGTCCGGCAAAATCTCAGCGAAGTCCCGCGGGCAGGGCGCTTTCTGCCCATCGCAGCCTGGAGAGTGCGGCTGCTGGAAGGTTTGGAAGCCAAGCTGGGCGCGGATGCTGGTTTCGCCAAGGCTTTGCTGCTATCGGACACTTCCGCCAAGGGCATGTATCGGGATAAACTCACCCGCAGCGGCATGGTGCATCTGATCGTGGTGAGCGGGCTGCACGTCTGGTTCGTCTACGCCATCTGCATGGTCCTGCTCAATTCATTTCTTCCCCGGCGCTGGGGGGAGGCGGTTTTTCTGGTGCTGATCGCCCTGTATGCCGCGCTGAACCATTGGTCGCCAGCAGTGGTGAGGGCCGCGTTGATGATCGGGATCATGATCATCGCGCGCTGGCGCAGCATTCCCATGGCCGGGGCGCAGCTTCTGGCCCTGAGCCTGCTGGTGATCACAGTGGTGAGTCCCAACCAATTGTTCAACATAGGCTTGCAGCTTTCCTTCCTCTGCATTGGGGTGATCATCCTGGCCTTGCCCAGAATTACCTGGATCAAGGAAAGGGCGTTGCCCAACGACTCACTCCGCCTGAGGTTGAGCCGAATTCTGGACCTGCTGTTCCTGAACCTGATTGTGGGCCTATCCATCCTACCGCTGACCCTGTTTTATTTTGGCACCGGCTCCCTCAATGGCATTCTGGGCAACGTCATCGGCATCCCCTTGTCGGGCTTACTCTTAACCCTCTCTTTCCTGGTACTGTTCCTGCCCGGCGGAAACTTCCTCGGTGCGGCCTTCGTAAGCAGCTATCGCCTTGTCCTGCTGATATTTGAGGCCTGGATGGAGTGGGTGGCCAAGCTGCCTTTCTATCTGGAAAACACCTGGATCAACGGCTGGCAGCTTCTGGGTGGTTTTCTGTTGGTATTTGCCCTGCTTAACTGCTTGAAAAATATGAAGTTCCGCTGGCAGATACTGCCCTTTGCCAGTCTGGGTCTGCTGCTGGCCTTCTTGCCAGGATTGAAGTCCCGCCCAGAGGGTGGCATCTACGTATTTAATTCCGGCACAGCGGATTGCATCCTCGTGCGCCTGACTGAGGGGACCAACCTTCTGGTGGATACCGGGCCCAGGCATTGGAACGCCGAACGAAGCTGGGCCTCGCGCAAACTGCTGCCCTGGATGCAGCGCAAAGGGATAGGCAAGTTGGACTGGATGGTGCTCACCCATCTGGATGCCGACCATTCCGGCGGTTTTGAGGACCTCGCTTCGGCCCACAAGCTCCGCAACCTGATCGTTACTGACGAAACGATGCGTGACCCCAAATGGCTGGATTGGGAACAAACCGGCCTTCTGGAAGGCGTCAACGTACATTGCGTGACGGATACTGTCACTTTCGCCATCCAAGGGGCCAAACTCAAGTTCCTGCATCCGGATCGCTCTTTCTTTCCCGTTAGCTCCAACGCATCATCGCTGCTCTTCCGGATGGACTATCAGGACAAGCGCTATCTCTTTACCGGGGACGCGGATACAGACGCGGAAGCCCATCTGCTGCTGCACTATCCGGAAGAGCTCAAAGCGGATTATCTCAAGGCCGGACACCACGGCAGCCGCACTTCCAGCAGCCGGGAATTCGTGCGCGCCGTGCGGCCGGACGAGGTGTGGATAACCGCTTCCGCGCGCAACCAATGGGGCTTCCCGCATCCCGAACCGCTGGACGCCTTCCGGCGATATGCCAAAAGGATCCGCAGCACCTCCGAGGGGACGATTTACGTGCCTTTCGCACAAAAAGATTGACAGTGGGGGCAGTTCACAGCTTTGATGTTTTAAACAGCCTGGGAGGTAAGAGATTTATGTCCGAGCAGATCAGCAAGGCCTTGGGAATGAGACAGATATTCGATCTGATCGATGCCCCGGGGGAGTTTCTCCACGAGGTGAAAAGTATCGAACTCAAGCGCCGGGCCCTCAAGTTTTCAGAAGCCAGGGACAGGTACACCCGGTTGGCTGGGCTGTTGGAACTGCTAAAAGGCCAGGACGCCCAGCGCCGTACCCTGCGCGAGCTTTTTGCCCATCTGCCCAGGCTTAGCCCGCCTACCCGGCAAAGCGCGTATCCCCTTGCCCTGCATGAGTTTTTCCTGCTCAAGGAATTTCTCTACCACTACGGCAACCTGCACGGCTTCAGCCGCAAACAAGGCTGGATGGACCAGTTTTTGCTCCCAGACCTTGGACCGCTCTTCCAGCTTCTGGACCCCGAGGGAAGCGGCTTGCCGTCTTTTAGGGTATCGGGCGCTTTTTCTCCCAAGCTGGGAGAACTGCTGGCCACGCGCCTGGAACTGGGCGACAAGCTCAAACACGCCCGGGCCAGGCTGCTGCAGGAAGCCAGCCGCGAACTCCAACTCCCGCAGCTAAAGGAGGAATTCGTTCTCTCCCGGTCCGATGCTGCGCTGGCGGAACGGATCATGCACTCGCCATTCTTTGTTCTGAACTCCGAAAGCGTTGCCAATTATGGTTTTACGCTCGCGGACGATGAGCTCTGCCTGGACCTCAAGCGGCAGTTGGGCAAGGTGGCCCAAAAGCAGGAGGCGGAGGAAACCCGCGTCCTGAAAGAGCTTTCCCGCAAGGTCCTGAGCGAGCTGCCCCTCTTGAATTCCGCGCTCAGCGCTGTGGCCCAGGTAGGCTGGCGCTTCCTGCTGGCGGATTTTGCCCTCAGCTACAACTGCTGCGTTCCCAAGCTGTTAAGGAAACAACGCGTCCGCATCCAGGCGGCGGTGAACCTGCCTCTCAAGCTTCATCTGGAGGAGATCGGACGCCGCTTTCAGAGCGTGGATTACGATTTTGACCAGCCCGTCTCTTTGCTCACCGGCCCGAACATGGGCGGCAAGACCACGATCCTGAAAACGATCGGCCAACTCTGCTGGCTGGCCCGGCTGGGCATCCCCCTTCCCTGTGCGGAGGCCGAACTGCCGGTCTTTGAGAATATCTGGTACAATCAGGACAATGCGGCTTCCAGCGCCGACCTAAGTAGTTTCGGCAGGGAGGTGGTCTCATTCACGGAAGTCCTTCAGCAGGAAAGCTATACCCTCTTCCTGCTGGACGAGTTCGCCCGCGGGACCAATCCCGCCGAAGGCGAGCTGCTGGCCTCGGCCGTGTTGAGACATCTTGCATCGACGCGCCACATGTGCGTTGCCGCGACCCAT
This window contains:
- a CDS encoding DNA internalization-related competence protein ComEC/Rec2, whose protein sequence is MRQNKLPAPLLVPALLWCLGICLGKATDVPFLLWLALAAGVAVSAFLLRSQRTVFLLLLCLVLGALRFVADQKPSALDQVFLRQNHIQQDANFMVTKLLSREAGIYEIRLEELAGVRIREPLSLFSQSELKTGQLYSALLEVLPGKQDPVLDTYTARHRAYVRQNLSEVPRAGRFLPIAAWRVRLLEGLEAKLGADAGFAKALLLSDTSAKGMYRDKLTRSGMVHLIVVSGLHVWFVYAICMVLLNSFLPRRWGEAVFLVLIALYAALNHWSPAVVRAALMIGIMIIARWRSIPMAGAQLLALSLLVITVVSPNQLFNIGLQLSFLCIGVIILALPRITWIKERALPNDSLRLRLSRILDLLFLNLIVGLSILPLTLFYFGTGSLNGILGNVIGIPLSGLLLTLSFLVLFLPGGNFLGAAFVSSYRLVLLIFEAWMEWVAKLPFYLENTWINGWQLLGGFLLVFALLNCLKNMKFRWQILPFASLGLLLAFLPGLKSRPEGGIYVFNSGTADCILVRLTEGTNLLVDTGPRHWNAERSWASRKLLPWMQRKGIGKLDWMVLTHLDADHSGGFEDLASAHKLRNLIVTDETMRDPKWLDWEQTGLLEGVNVHCVTDTVTFAIQGAKLKFLHPDRSFFPVSSNASSLLFRMDYQDKRYLFTGDADTDAEAHLLLHYPEELKADYLKAGHHGSRTSSSREFVRAVRPDEVWITASARNQWGFPHPEPLDAFRRYAKRIRSTSEGTIYVPFAQKD